A single genomic interval of Litoreibacter ponti harbors:
- a CDS encoding TRAP transporter large permease: MIGYVSVGLLGLLALSIPVGIVLFLLGFGIDTFFSSFPLTRGLGNMVWSSSNSATLIAIPFFVLLGEILVRSGVATRTYAALDRWVSWLPGGLVHANIATATMFSATSGSSVATAATVATVAMPQAERLGYDPKLFSGAIAAGGTLGIMIPPSINLIVYGFLTQSSIPQLFLAGLVPGIALALAFMVVTAIICLVRPNLGGVRRTFPFAQMMRALIDLIPILILFGLIVGSIYRGWATPTEAAAVGVAGAFLIALAFGGVSWDMLNQSLTGTVKITSMIMLIVIGASFLNFTLASAGLGRELTAFMEGLGLSPLGFILVVVVLYIVLGFFIETLSLMVVTIPIIVPMVLVQGYDVIWFGILMIVLIEMALITPPVGLNLYVVQGARKSGSLNEVMLGALPYCLTMLAMAFLLIAFPGIALFLPNALQ, encoded by the coding sequence GTGATCGGCTATGTTTCAGTCGGGCTCCTGGGCCTGCTGGCCTTGTCCATCCCGGTCGGCATCGTGCTGTTTCTGCTGGGCTTCGGGATTGATACGTTCTTTTCCAGCTTCCCGCTCACACGCGGACTGGGGAATATGGTCTGGTCCTCGTCGAACTCCGCGACGCTGATCGCGATCCCGTTCTTCGTCCTGCTGGGCGAAATCTTGGTGCGCAGCGGCGTGGCCACACGCACCTACGCCGCGCTGGACCGCTGGGTGTCGTGGCTGCCCGGCGGGCTGGTCCACGCAAATATCGCCACAGCCACCATGTTCTCCGCGACCTCCGGGTCATCGGTGGCAACGGCGGCAACGGTCGCCACGGTCGCCATGCCTCAGGCGGAACGGCTGGGCTACGATCCCAAGCTGTTTTCAGGTGCGATTGCCGCGGGGGGCACGCTTGGCATCATGATCCCGCCCTCGATCAACCTGATCGTCTACGGCTTCCTGACCCAGTCCTCGATCCCGCAGCTGTTTCTCGCGGGCCTCGTGCCCGGCATCGCGCTAGCGCTCGCGTTCATGGTGGTGACCGCGATCATCTGCCTTGTTCGACCGAACCTGGGCGGCGTGCGCAGGACGTTCCCGTTCGCCCAGATGATGCGGGCGCTGATCGACCTCATCCCGATCCTGATCCTGTTCGGCCTCATCGTCGGGTCAATCTATCGGGGCTGGGCCACTCCGACCGAGGCTGCCGCCGTAGGCGTCGCCGGGGCGTTTTTGATCGCGCTCGCCTTTGGCGGGGTGTCATGGGATATGCTCAATCAGAGCCTGACGGGCACGGTCAAGATCACGTCGATGATCATGCTGATCGTGATCGGCGCGTCCTTCCTGAACTTCACGCTGGCCTCTGCGGGGCTGGGTCGGGAATTGACGGCCTTCATGGAAGGCCTCGGCCTGTCGCCGCTGGGCTTCATCCTCGTGGTGGTCGTGCTCTACATCGTGCTTGGGTTCTTCATCGAGACGCTGTCGCTGATGGTGGTCACGATCCCGATCATCGTTCCGATGGTGCTGGTGCAGGGCTACGACGTGATCTGGTTCGGCATCTTGATGATCGTACTGATCGAAATGGCCCTGATTACTCCGCCTGTGGGTCTGAACCTTTATGTCGTGCAAGGGGCGCGCAAATCGGGGAGCCTGAACGAGGTGATGCTGGGCGCGCTGCCCTATTGCCTGACCATGTTGGCCATGGCCTTCCTGCTGATCGCGTTCCCCGGCATTGCGCTCTTCCTGCCAAACGCGTTGCAGTAG
- a CDS encoding DUF2848 domain-containing protein: protein MDVAFSLGTSRLSVTIHSVIVAGWTGRNNDAVQHHIDELAALGIAPPSQVPLHYRVSNELLTQSDTIEVLGEGSSGEVEPLLVQADGKLYFGLASDHTDRDLERHSVAASKQACAKPIADTLWDFDEIKDHLDDMTLKCWIEEGGREVLYQDGTLASIRPLTELYDGAEMVDGSAMLCGTLPAIGGVRPAQKYRMEVGDPTSGKTIAMTYDVRTLPIIA from the coding sequence ATGGACGTTGCATTCAGCCTTGGCACGTCGCGCCTCTCGGTGACGATCCACTCTGTTATCGTCGCCGGTTGGACGGGGCGCAACAACGACGCCGTGCAGCACCATATCGACGAATTGGCAGCTTTGGGCATCGCGCCGCCAAGTCAGGTTCCCCTCCATTACCGGGTTTCCAATGAGCTGTTGACCCAGTCCGATACCATCGAAGTTTTGGGGGAAGGCTCGTCGGGCGAGGTCGAGCCCTTGCTGGTTCAGGCCGATGGCAAGCTGTATTTTGGCCTCGCGTCCGATCACACGGACCGCGATCTGGAACGACATTCCGTTGCGGCCTCCAAGCAGGCCTGTGCCAAACCCATCGCCGATACGCTGTGGGACTTCGATGAGATCAAGGATCACCTCGATGACATGACACTGAAGTGCTGGATCGAAGAGGGCGGCCGCGAGGTTCTGTATCAGGATGGCACTCTGGCCAGCATCCGCCCGCTGACAGAGCTTTATGACGGGGCCGAAATGGTCGACGGGTCGGCCATGCTATGCGGCACGTTGCCGGCCATTGGCGGCGTCCGTCCTGCGCAGAAATACCGCATGGAGGTCGGTGACCCCACCAGCGGCAAAACGATTGCGATGACTTACGATGTCAGGACGCTGCCGATCATCGCCTAG
- a CDS encoding putative hydro-lyase has protein sequence MTPAATSHSDLLDTPAAAIRASIRNGFYAGHTAGLAAGKLQCNLAILPEADALDFLRFCQRNPKPCPIVGVGDTGDPMLPTLGRDIDIRTDVPKYRVFREGTLSDEVTDITDVWTDDLVTVALGCSFTFENALLRNGIPVRHIEKGLNVPMFRTDIDLVPAGRFGGKMVVTMRPIPEAQVEQARDISRRFPQAHGAPIASGDPAQIGISDLASPDWGDAVALNPGDVPVYWACGVTPQNVLLDAALPICITHSPGHMLISDVAEDAETTILTDT, from the coding sequence ATGACACCTGCAGCGACGTCACATTCTGATCTGTTGGACACTCCGGCAGCGGCGATCCGCGCGTCCATTCGCAACGGCTTCTACGCTGGACATACGGCGGGGCTGGCTGCGGGAAAGCTGCAATGCAATCTGGCGATCTTGCCCGAGGCGGATGCGCTGGATTTCCTGCGCTTCTGCCAGCGCAACCCCAAGCCCTGCCCGATCGTGGGGGTCGGCGATACTGGCGATCCAATGCTGCCGACGCTGGGACGCGATATCGATATCCGCACGGACGTGCCGAAATATCGGGTCTTCCGCGAGGGCACGTTGAGCGATGAGGTCACCGATATCACCGACGTGTGGACCGACGACCTCGTGACCGTGGCGCTTGGCTGCTCCTTCACCTTCGAGAATGCTCTGCTGCGCAACGGCATCCCGGTGCGCCATATCGAAAAGGGCTTGAACGTGCCGATGTTTCGCACCGATATCGACCTGGTTCCGGCCGGACGCTTTGGTGGCAAGATGGTCGTGACCATGCGCCCGATCCCCGAGGCGCAAGTGGAACAGGCCCGCGACATCAGCCGCCGCTTTCCGCAAGCCCACGGCGCCCCGATTGCGTCGGGCGATCCCGCCCAAATCGGCATTTCTGATCTGGCGAGCCCCGATTGGGGCGATGCGGTCGCGCTCAATCCCGGTGACGTTCCCGTCTATTGGGCCTGCGGGGTCACCCCCCAGAATGTTCTTCTGGATGCAGCGCTGCCGATCTGCATCACCCATTCGCCCGGACACATGCTGATCAGTGACGTGGCGGAAGACGCTGAAACAACAATTCTCACCGACACCTGA
- a CDS encoding TRAP transporter small permease subunit — MELKMIASLRALNRGVALIIGFGLLLCAAFVLTDIIMRQIGTSLGGTEEIAGYAMALATSWGMSYTLLELGHVRIDLLRSRFQSFPRALFDVFSMIVMSGVIITIAIKAWPVLERSLANGSRANTPLETPLAWVQLPWFAGWVWFAIMSTLTTLAALSLLLKRRHEETEAIIGAFAEQETLQ, encoded by the coding sequence ATGGAACTCAAGATGATAGCAAGCCTGCGGGCACTCAACAGAGGGGTGGCGCTGATCATCGGCTTCGGCCTGCTGCTTTGCGCGGCCTTCGTGCTGACCGATATCATCATGCGCCAGATCGGTACGTCCCTTGGTGGCACCGAAGAGATCGCGGGCTATGCCATGGCGCTCGCGACCTCTTGGGGCATGTCCTATACCCTGCTGGAACTGGGCCATGTGCGGATCGATCTGCTGCGGTCCAGATTTCAGAGCTTCCCGCGCGCCCTGTTCGACGTCTTCTCGATGATCGTCATGTCCGGGGTCATCATCACCATCGCCATCAAGGCGTGGCCGGTGCTGGAGCGGTCCCTCGCCAACGGATCGCGGGCCAATACCCCGCTCGAGACCCCGCTGGCGTGGGTACAGCTGCCGTGGTTCGCCGGCTGGGTCTGGTTTGCGATCATGTCGACCCTCACGACCCTCGCAGCGCTAAGCCTTCTGCTAAAGCGCCGCCATGAAGAGACCGAAGCCATTATCGGTGCCTTTGCCGAGCAGGAGACATTGCAGTGA
- a CDS encoding LysR family transcriptional regulator, translating to MTFDQIKTFLWVARLGGFRKAADRLNLSQPAVSTRIANLEQELRVSLFERGPGELVLTKHGTLLLSYAEQILFVKEEIQQRVANPSEAEGLFRVGASETIAQAWLPDFLTAFSEQYPRVSVDLTVDISLNLRTELLERKLDLALLMGPVSEFTVENVALPHFDLHWYRSATNTETDLSRIPVISYSSKTRPYRELMSELSRRIGPKLRLYSSASLSASLKMIAAGIAVGPYPRAIANDFLKAGQIVEFDAGFQPRPLSFTASYISEPRSFLVENSAEIARDVAEAWTKTHPM from the coding sequence ATGACATTTGACCAGATCAAGACATTCCTGTGGGTCGCCCGCCTTGGCGGCTTTCGCAAAGCAGCGGACCGGCTCAATCTATCTCAGCCGGCCGTCTCGACCCGTATCGCCAACCTTGAACAGGAGTTGCGCGTGTCCCTGTTCGAGCGTGGTCCGGGCGAGCTTGTCCTGACCAAGCACGGCACGCTTCTGCTGTCCTATGCCGAGCAAATTCTGTTCGTGAAAGAGGAGATACAGCAGCGCGTCGCAAACCCTTCCGAGGCGGAGGGGCTTTTTCGCGTCGGGGCCTCGGAGACGATCGCGCAAGCGTGGCTGCCGGACTTTCTTACAGCATTTAGCGAACAATATCCACGGGTCAGTGTCGATCTGACGGTCGATATCTCGCTAAACCTGCGCACGGAACTGCTGGAGCGAAAGCTTGATCTGGCACTGCTGATGGGCCCCGTCTCGGAATTCACGGTCGAAAACGTCGCTTTGCCGCATTTCGATTTGCACTGGTATCGGTCGGCCACGAATACCGAGACGGATCTGAGCCGCATCCCGGTTATTTCCTATTCGAGCAAGACCCGGCCTTACCGGGAGCTGATGTCGGAGCTGTCGCGCAGGATCGGGCCCAAGCTGCGGCTTTATTCCTCTGCCTCCCTGTCGGCCAGCCTGAAGATGATCGCAGCGGGGATCGCGGTTGGGCCTTACCCCCGCGCGATTGCCAATGACTTCCTCAAGGCGGGTCAAATTGTGGAATTTGACGCAGGATTTCAGCCTCGTCCGCTGTCGTTCACGGCCTCCTACATCTCTGAGCCGCGCAGCTTTCTGGTTGAAAACAGCGCAGAGATTGCCCGCGACGTGGCGGAGGCCTGGACCAAGACGCATCCAATGTGA
- a CDS encoding TRAP transporter substrate-binding protein, which translates to MKKTFAILVASTALAAPAVAENLAVVGSWSSLPLHNEYEAPFWSTTLPEASGGDITVELTTHNQMSLGLGDIYPLLGQGVYDVAMTVADYAVADAPELEGLDVPLVALSADEARAMVDAARPMVADIYRDRFNAHVLAIAPYPPQVVFCNHEIKGLADLEGLKVRASGRMTAKLLEALGAEGINVSFAEVPGALQNGVVDCAVTGAGSGYSAGWWEVSTHLLPIPLGGWDSVVTAINMDKWSGLSADTQALITSEIKTGFEDRAWASAQDALVNDIACLTGNGNCPSGDARSMTLVDVSDADFERAREILTTEVLPEWAERAGGDWAQRWNESVGKVVGVTIN; encoded by the coding sequence ATGAAAAAGACATTTGCCATTCTCGTCGCAAGCACAGCACTTGCCGCGCCCGCCGTGGCGGAAAACCTGGCGGTTGTGGGCAGCTGGTCCAGCTTGCCGCTGCACAATGAATATGAGGCGCCGTTCTGGAGCACGACCCTGCCGGAGGCCTCTGGCGGCGACATCACCGTCGAGCTGACCACCCACAACCAGATGAGCCTCGGGCTGGGAGATATCTATCCGCTTCTTGGACAGGGCGTTTACGATGTGGCCATGACCGTTGCAGATTACGCGGTCGCCGATGCGCCGGAGCTTGAAGGCTTGGACGTGCCGCTGGTGGCCTTGTCGGCAGATGAGGCCCGCGCCATGGTGGATGCCGCCCGGCCGATGGTGGCCGACATCTATCGGGACCGCTTCAACGCCCATGTTCTGGCCATTGCCCCCTACCCGCCACAGGTCGTCTTTTGCAACCACGAGATCAAGGGCCTAGCCGACCTTGAGGGCCTCAAGGTCCGCGCCTCCGGCCGCATGACGGCGAAACTGCTCGAAGCCTTGGGCGCAGAGGGGATCAATGTGTCCTTTGCCGAAGTGCCGGGCGCCTTGCAAAATGGGGTCGTCGATTGCGCCGTGACCGGGGCCGGTTCGGGCTACAGCGCGGGCTGGTGGGAAGTCTCCACGCATTTGCTGCCCATTCCATTGGGCGGGTGGGATTCAGTTGTCACCGCTATCAATATGGACAAGTGGAGCGGGCTGAGCGCCGACACGCAGGCTCTGATCACCAGCGAGATCAAGACCGGCTTTGAGGACCGCGCCTGGGCAAGCGCACAGGATGCACTGGTCAACGACATCGCCTGCCTGACCGGCAACGGCAATTGCCCTTCCGGCGATGCGCGTTCGATGACCCTTGTCGACGTCAGCGATGCGGATTTCGAGCGTGCCCGCGAGATCCTGACCACCGAAGTGCTGCCCGAATGGGCCGAGCGCGCAGGCGGTGACTGGGCGCAGCGCTGGAATGAGAGCGTCGGCAAGGTCGTCGGTGTCACGATCAACTGA
- the folE2 gene encoding GTP cyclohydrolase FolE2, giving the protein MNLHTPDLEREPTRADAERALALLRQWAGSVTDIEVADLDPLVSRLIPGQEVANYPALARAYPEDFAVDDAYKATMPDLQNGPSSLIRGAKQQIQHVGISNFRLPIRFHTRDNGDLTLETSVTGTVSLEAEKKGINMSRIMRSFYKQADETFSFEVIEKTLDAYKTDLESFDARIQMRFSFPMKVQSLRSGLEGYQYYDIALEVVDTAGERKKILHLDYVYSSTCPCSLELSEHARQFRGQLATPHSQRSVARVSVEVDCDADCLWFEDLIEMCRDAVPTETQVMVKREDEQAFAELNAANPIFVEDAARSFCAVLLADERIKDFRVVASHQESLHSHDAVSVLTEGETFASDSLDPKLFNTLFHVG; this is encoded by the coding sequence ATGAACCTGCACACTCCCGATCTTGAACGCGAACCGACGCGCGCGGATGCCGAGCGCGCCCTGGCGCTTTTGCGCCAGTGGGCGGGCTCCGTCACGGATATCGAGGTGGCAGATCTCGACCCGCTGGTCTCGCGCCTGATCCCGGGACAGGAGGTGGCGAACTACCCCGCACTGGCCCGCGCCTATCCGGAAGATTTCGCCGTGGACGACGCCTACAAGGCGACGATGCCGGACCTGCAGAACGGGCCGTCCTCGCTGATCCGCGGCGCGAAGCAGCAAATCCAGCATGTGGGGATATCGAACTTCCGGCTGCCGATCCGCTTCCACACCCGCGACAACGGCGATCTGACGCTGGAGACCAGCGTCACCGGCACGGTCAGCCTTGAGGCCGAGAAGAAGGGCATCAACATGTCGCGCATCATGCGCAGCTTCTACAAACAGGCCGACGAGACCTTCAGCTTCGAGGTGATCGAGAAGACGCTCGACGCCTACAAGACCGACCTGGAAAGCTTTGATGCCCGCATCCAGATGCGCTTCTCATTCCCGATGAAGGTTCAGTCCCTGCGCTCCGGGCTGGAGGGCTACCAGTATTACGATATCGCGCTGGAGGTCGTGGACACCGCAGGTGAGCGCAAGAAGATCCTGCATCTCGACTACGTCTATTCCTCCACCTGCCCCTGCTCGCTGGAGCTGTCAGAGCATGCCCGCCAGTTCCGCGGCCAGCTTGCGACGCCGCATTCGCAGCGCTCGGTCGCCCGCGTGTCGGTCGAGGTCGATTGCGACGCAGACTGCCTTTGGTTCGAGGACCTGATCGAAATGTGCCGCGACGCCGTGCCGACCGAGACGCAAGTCATGGTCAAGCGCGAGGACGAACAGGCCTTCGCCGAGCTCAACGCCGCCAACCCGATTTTCGTCGAGGACGCCGCCCGCAGCTTCTGCGCCGTGCTGCTGGCTGATGAGCGGATCAAGGACTTCCGGGTCGTGGCCTCGCATCAGGAGAGCCTGCACAGCCACGACGCCGTGTCGGTTCTGACCGAGGGCGAGACCTTCGCGTCCGACAGCCTGGACCCCAAGCTGTTCAACACGCTGTTCCACGTCGGCTGA
- a CDS encoding M20 family metallopeptidase — protein sequence MTRASAINRVTSYFDQGNFRRDLGDLVAFETESQDPAGASELVRYLDEAMAKRLTALGFAYEVHANPIAGAGPILLAQRVEGEDLPTVLTYGHGDVIRAQTEQWRDGLHPFRLVEEGDRLYGRGTADNKGQHLINLAALEAVLQVRGKLGFNCKIVIETGEEMGSPGLADFFRMHKDALRADVLIASDGPRLQPDTPTVFMGSRGGVSFDLSVDLRDGAHHSGNWGGLLADPAMILAQALATITDARGQIRIPEWRPDSLTDDVRRALKGLPIAGSDGPSIDEDWGEESLTPAERVYGWNSFAILAMKSGVPEAPVNAISSHARASCQLRFVVGTDQKDILPALRRHLDAHGFENVKIIPHDRGFFNATRLSPYHPWVQFVSRSLETTCGRTPHILPNLAGSLPNEVFSDILGLPTVWVPHSYRGCSQHAPNEHVLKPVCRDALGLMAGLFWDIGEGDCPKAS from the coding sequence GTGACGCGGGCTTCAGCCATCAACAGGGTTACATCCTACTTCGATCAGGGGAACTTTCGGCGCGATTTGGGCGACCTCGTCGCCTTTGAGACCGAAAGCCAGGATCCGGCCGGGGCTAGCGAGCTTGTACGATATCTCGATGAGGCAATGGCCAAGCGGCTGACAGCTTTGGGCTTCGCATATGAGGTCCACGCGAACCCGATTGCCGGGGCGGGTCCCATCCTGCTGGCGCAGCGTGTTGAAGGTGAAGACCTGCCGACCGTTCTGACATATGGGCATGGCGACGTCATCCGCGCTCAGACCGAGCAGTGGCGCGACGGCCTTCACCCGTTTCGTCTGGTTGAAGAGGGCGACCGGCTCTATGGCCGTGGCACCGCGGACAACAAGGGTCAGCACCTGATCAATCTGGCCGCGCTCGAGGCTGTCCTGCAGGTGCGCGGCAAGCTTGGCTTCAACTGCAAGATCGTCATTGAAACAGGCGAAGAGATGGGATCCCCCGGACTGGCGGACTTCTTTCGGATGCACAAAGACGCCCTCCGCGCAGATGTGCTGATTGCCTCCGACGGACCCCGCCTGCAACCCGACACGCCGACGGTGTTCATGGGATCGAGGGGGGGCGTGTCCTTCGACCTGTCGGTGGACCTGCGAGACGGCGCGCACCATTCGGGAAACTGGGGCGGATTGCTGGCCGATCCGGCAATGATCCTCGCTCAGGCACTGGCGACGATCACGGATGCCCGCGGGCAAATCCGCATCCCGGAATGGCGACCTGACAGCCTGACCGACGATGTGCGACGCGCGCTGAAAGGGCTTCCCATAGCGGGCAGCGACGGACCGTCGATAGACGAGGACTGGGGTGAAGAAAGCCTGACCCCTGCCGAACGGGTCTACGGCTGGAACAGTTTCGCGATCCTCGCCATGAAGAGCGGCGTACCCGAGGCGCCCGTGAACGCAATCTCGTCTCATGCGAGGGCGTCCTGCCAGCTTCGCTTCGTCGTGGGAACCGATCAGAAGGATATCCTGCCGGCGCTGCGTCGGCATCTCGATGCGCATGGGTTCGAGAACGTTAAGATCATCCCGCACGATCGCGGTTTCTTCAACGCGACACGATTGAGCCCGTACCACCCTTGGGTCCAGTTCGTATCGCGGTCGCTCGAAACCACCTGTGGCCGGACACCTCATATCCTTCCAAACCTTGCGGGCTCCCTGCCGAACGAGGTGTTCTCGGATATCCTTGGCCTGCCGACAGTTTGGGTCCCGCACTCATATCGAGGCTGTTCTCAACACGCTCCGAACGAACATGTCCTGAAGCCCGTGTGCCGCGACGCGCTTGGGCTGATGGCTGGTCTGTTCTGGGATATCGGCGAAGGCGATTGCCCAAAGGCGTCTTAG
- a CDS encoding amidohydrolase: MQNSDVIWENVDRHKSDLIGLSDRVFDMPETLYNEYRSVAEHKAVLAEKGFKITENAAGIPTAILGEAGDEGPVIAILGEFDALPYLSQEPGVAEPRPLETGGNGHGCGHNLLGAAALLAATAVKDWLEENSIKARVRYYGCPAEEGGAAKAFMVREGLFDDVDAAISWHPATFTAVNKANSLANTRIDFTFFGKAAHAAGAPELGRSALDAVELMNVGVNYMREHMPDDARIHYAYLDAGGVAPNVVQHKATVRQLVRASDLQTLRSLIERVKKIAEGAALMTETRVEANVFTGVSNLIGNRPLEEAMQTELERLGPVDFDADDQVFAKEIQKTLTKDDIAVSFRRSGMPPPDEDLALCDFVAPLDLKGDGGEGSTDVGDVSWAVPTVQARVATCAVGTPFHTWQTVAQGKAPAAHKGMVYAAKVMAATAKRLIEDPALRAKAREQHDAYLAKSPYVCPLPDGVEPPIVKQAAS; encoded by the coding sequence ATGCAGAATTCAGATGTGATCTGGGAGAACGTTGATCGTCACAAGTCGGATTTGATCGGGCTGTCGGATCGCGTTTTCGACATGCCCGAAACGCTCTACAACGAGTACAGGTCCGTGGCCGAACACAAGGCGGTCCTCGCCGAGAAAGGCTTCAAGATCACCGAAAACGCCGCGGGTATTCCGACCGCCATTCTCGGCGAAGCGGGTGACGAGGGGCCCGTCATCGCGATCCTCGGCGAGTTCGACGCCCTGCCCTATCTCAGCCAGGAGCCCGGCGTGGCCGAACCGCGCCCGCTCGAAACCGGCGGCAACGGCCATGGCTGCGGGCACAACCTGCTCGGCGCCGCCGCCCTTCTTGCGGCAACCGCGGTGAAAGACTGGCTGGAAGAGAACAGCATCAAGGCGCGCGTCCGGTACTACGGCTGTCCCGCCGAAGAAGGCGGAGCCGCAAAAGCCTTCATGGTGCGCGAGGGCCTTTTCGACGATGTCGATGCCGCGATCTCCTGGCACCCGGCCACATTCACCGCCGTCAACAAGGCCAACTCGCTGGCGAATACCCGCATTGATTTCACGTTCTTCGGCAAGGCCGCCCATGCCGCCGGGGCGCCCGAGCTTGGCCGAAGCGCGCTTGACGCGGTGGAACTGATGAATGTCGGGGTCAACTACATGCGCGAACACATGCCCGATGATGCACGCATCCATTACGCCTATCTCGACGCCGGTGGCGTAGCCCCCAATGTCGTGCAGCACAAGGCCACCGTTCGCCAACTGGTGCGCGCCAGCGACCTTCAAACCCTGCGATCCCTTATCGAGCGGGTCAAGAAGATCGCGGAGGGTGCGGCGCTGATGACCGAGACACGGGTCGAGGCGAATGTCTTCACCGGCGTCTCCAACCTGATCGGCAACCGCCCCTTGGAAGAGGCGATGCAAACCGAACTCGAAAGGCTGGGCCCGGTCGACTTCGACGCCGATGATCAGGTCTTTGCCAAGGAAATTCAGAAAACACTTACTAAAGACGATATCGCTGTTTCCTTCCGACGCAGTGGCATGCCGCCGCCTGACGAGGATCTGGCGCTGTGCGATTTTGTGGCCCCGCTGGATCTGAAAGGCGACGGGGGCGAAGGATCAACCGATGTGGGCGATGTCAGCTGGGCCGTCCCCACGGTGCAGGCCCGGGTCGCGACCTGTGCGGTGGGTACCCCGTTTCACACCTGGCAGACCGTTGCGCAAGGCAAGGCTCCCGCGGCGCATAAGGGAATGGTATATGCGGCGAAGGTCATGGCAGCGACCGCGAAGCGCCTGATCGAGGACCCCGCACTTCGCGCGAAGGCCCGCGAACAGCACGACGCCTATCTCGCAAAATCGCCCTATGTCTGCCCCCTGCCCGACGGTGTTGAGCCGCCGATTGTCAAACAGGCTGCATCGTGA
- a CDS encoding succinylglutamate desuccinylase/aspartoacylase domain-containing protein: MSATDPNKYPIELPFPDIARYREGNTGVDYYTSFDSGAAGPHVLINALVHGNEVCGVIALERLFEAGIQPKRGKLTLGFSNVAAYQAFDPGDPMASRFVDEDMNRVWDIETLEGDRKSSELERARQMRPLIDTVDLLFDVHSMQHKTDPVIVAGPLERSVALSKRLGTPEIIVADTGHAAGRRLRDYGGFGEPGSDKTAVLIECGQHWEAAAAPIAIDSVYRWLLIHDMIDEAEAGPHLLPLPPAQRVVKVEAAVTVETDKFEFAQPFTGLETLKEGELIGIDGGTEIRAPHDGCVLIMPSRRLTPGATAVRLGRWAD; this comes from the coding sequence GTGAGCGCGACCGACCCGAACAAATACCCGATCGAGCTTCCGTTCCCAGATATTGCGCGTTACCGCGAGGGAAATACCGGCGTCGACTACTACACGAGCTTCGACAGCGGCGCTGCCGGGCCGCACGTCCTGATCAATGCTCTTGTCCACGGCAACGAAGTATGTGGCGTCATCGCGCTTGAGCGGCTTTTCGAGGCGGGCATCCAACCAAAGAGAGGCAAGCTGACACTGGGTTTTTCGAATGTCGCGGCGTATCAGGCCTTTGATCCCGGCGATCCGATGGCCAGTCGGTTCGTCGACGAAGACATGAACCGGGTCTGGGATATCGAAACACTCGAAGGCGACCGCAAGTCGAGCGAGCTTGAGCGTGCGCGGCAGATGCGCCCGCTGATCGACACCGTTGATCTCCTGTTCGACGTGCATTCCATGCAGCACAAGACCGACCCCGTCATTGTCGCCGGGCCACTGGAGAGAAGCGTGGCGTTGTCAAAGCGGCTTGGCACACCTGAGATCATCGTCGCCGATACGGGCCATGCCGCCGGGCGCCGTCTGCGCGACTATGGCGGGTTCGGCGAACCCGGCAGCGACAAGACGGCCGTTCTGATCGAGTGCGGCCAACACTGGGAAGCCGCCGCCGCTCCGATCGCCATTGACAGCGTGTATCGCTGGCTGCTGATCCACGACATGATCGACGAAGCTGAGGCCGGGCCGCACCTGCTTCCCCTCCCGCCCGCGCAACGGGTCGTAAAGGTCGAGGCCGCTGTCACGGTCGAGACCGACAAGTTCGAATTCGCGCAGCCATTTACCGGCCTGGAGACCCTCAAAGAGGGGGAGCTGATCGGCATCGACGGCGGCACCGAAATCCGCGCGCCGCATGATGGCTGCGTTCTGATCATGCCAAGCAGGCGGCTGACCCCGGGCGCGACTGCCGTGCGCCTTGGCCGCTGGGCCGACTGA